Part of the Virgibacillus necropolis genome, GGATGTTCTTCAAAAATTGGTTTGAGATGGGAAAAAACCTCATTACTACCACTTGTTAAACTTCCATCAAACCCAATCAGTTCACCTTCATTTGTGAAGAGCTCAGCCATCCCATTTGCATCACGCTTATTCCATGCATCTATTAATTGTTGATAGAGTACATAAATTTCTTCTGACTCTTCAGCATTGATCATTTGTTTTCTCCCTCATTCCAACTTTGAAGACCACCTTGTACAGTTGTAACGTATCGAAATCCTCTTCTCTTCATTTTTGCACTTGCTTTTTTCATTTGCCTCTTGCTATCACTAATAAGTACGATTTCATTACTACGCTCAAGCTTTTCAATACTTGAGGATAACTCACTCAATGGAATATTTT contains:
- a CDS encoding rhodanese-like domain-containing protein; the encoded protein is MENVLVIVLAIIFYLLLKSIMPVIGVRRKNPSELRGHLKDKDKQFIDVRSPEAYKQNHIHGFENIPLSELSSSIEKLERSNEIVLISDSKRQMKKASAKMKRRGFRYVTTVQGGLQSWNEGENK